One region of Exiguobacterium acetylicum genomic DNA includes:
- a CDS encoding YaaR family protein, whose product MDIRRIQETQRLQSLKGGPREVEASTTFSALMQEKRDHKGYERLQQKLALVEEHGQLLAESQTIEHLESYKEKIKDFLKDALDQSQQLEEKRGFNRRGRTKIYKVVEQVDAKLLQLTDTVISGESRRLDILDQVGEIKGMLVNVFV is encoded by the coding sequence ATGGATATCCGCCGCATCCAAGAAACGCAACGACTCCAGTCCTTAAAAGGTGGTCCCCGTGAAGTCGAAGCGTCGACGACGTTCTCTGCCTTGATGCAAGAGAAGCGCGACCACAAAGGTTACGAGCGCCTGCAACAAAAGCTCGCGCTCGTCGAAGAACACGGGCAACTGCTCGCTGAAAGTCAGACAATCGAGCACCTTGAAAGCTATAAAGAAAAAATCAAGGACTTCTTAAAAGATGCCCTCGACCAATCGCAACAACTCGAAGAGAAGCGTGGCTTCAACCGCCGCGGTCGGACGAAGATTTATAAGGTCGTCGAGCAAGTCGATGCGAAGCTCCTGCAGTTGACGGATACGGTCATCTCTGGCGAATCGCGACGGCTCGATATCCTCGACCAAGTCGGCGAGATCAAAGGCATGCTCGTCAACGTCTTCGTGTAA